TCGTTATCGGCGCCGGTATGGCGGTAGGTGCGGTTCATGTCGTATCCCTCGGCGTTGACGCGGTACCACCCCTTTGACGGGGCGTCGGGGCTCATCATGGGCACGAAATGGCAGATGGTGCGCTGGCGGAAAGCCGCGGCGGCATCGCTGAGCATCCAGTCGATCATACCGGCCATGCGCCACTGCGAGTTATGTTCTCCGGGATGCTGGTTGGCGAAGTAATGTACCCAGCGTTTTTCGCGGGGCACGCTGCTCGCGGGGTCAGTGATTTCCAGACGGAAAAGATCGCGCCCCTCGATGGATTTGCCAAGTATATGGACTTTTACGAAGGGGCTCTTCCCCCAGTTTGCGACGAGTTCGGAGAGTTTTTCGTACGACATGGGCACCTGGTGGCCCACATACACGACGTCCTGTTCGAATACGGGGAAGATGAGTGTGTCGCGCTGCTTGTCAACCTTAGGGCCGTTCTGCCAGTGGACGGGATGCCATGTCTCGTTGTCGTACGAATACGAAAAGGCATATTCATTGAAGTAGTAGTCGGGCCCGCCGTCGAACACGACATCGAGACGGAGATTATTGCCCTTTGCGTTGCGCAGGATGGTGAACTGCGGGCGGTTGTTCCAGTCAGGGTGGCCGGGCGCGGCACCAAGGGAGACTTTGAAGTGGTTTTCCGCCACCCGTTCGATGGTGGCTCCCTGTGAGCCCAGGGGCCCCTCGAACGTGAAGTCCTCGACCGAAAGCGTTGCCGCGTGGGCCGCTCCCGCTTTCATCGTGGCTGCTACGAGGATGCCTGCGCAAATGACGCGTGTCATCTTGAAACCTTTCCGTAAGATGTTGCGGTATGGCTGCGAAAATGGGCCGCAAGAGCCCTCGAGTCCCTTCCTATACGCGTTTTGGCGAAGCCAGTCAAGGAGACCCGGAACGGCTTAAGGTATTCAGAGGGTGCAGGGGAGTGACTCCGGCGAGTGTCAATGGACGAGAGGAAAGAGGCGAGGGTGGCGCGCTCATTGGCATGGCGTTTGTTGTGCCGGTACAATGGCGGGGCATGGGGGCCGGATTGGCGCAAGAGAGGAAAGTTCCATCGCTGATGGGGAGTATCTGATATGTCGAAGGGCACCGATGTTCGATGCAGGGGCGCTGCGCTGTATTTTCTGCCCGTGGAGACGCGGGTCCCGCTGAAGTTCGGGAGAGAGACCCTGACCCATGTCACGTGTGCGCGGGTTCGGGTGCGCGTCGAGAATGCGGAGGGAAAGTGCGCGGAAGGCTGGGGCGAAACGCCATTGAGCGTCACGTGGGTCTGGCCCAGCAGCCTCTCCTACGAAGAGCGCGAGAATGCGCTTAAGGAAATGTGCCGCCGGCTCACAACGGCTTGGGCGGGTTTCGAGGTGATGGGGCATCCCATGGAAATCGGGCACGCGTTCCTGGAGACGCGGTTGCGGGAAATCCTTGGTGAGTTGAACAGCGGGCGGCAGGGCAGGGACCCCATGCCGTGGCTGGCGGCACTGGTGTGCTGCTCGGCCTTTGATGTCGCCCTGCATGATGCTTACGGGATTCTAAACCGGACGCCCATTTATGAAACCTACAACCGGGGCTATATGAACCGTGACCTCTCCCATTTCCTGGCGCCGGCAGAAGGATGCGAAGTCTCGTTTAGAGATAAGTACCCGGCGGATTTCTTCAGTCTGCCGCGGCCCGATACGCTGCCCGCGTGGCACCTGGTGGGGGGGGTGGATCCCCTCGATGAAAGCGAATTGACCGGCAAGGAA
The sequence above is drawn from the Candidatus Hydrogenedentota bacterium genome and encodes:
- a CDS encoding M14 family zinc carboxypeptidase, with protein sequence MTRVICAGILVAATMKAGAAHAATLSVEDFTFEGPLGSQGATIERVAENHFKVSLGAAPGHPDWNNRPQFTILRNAKGNNLRLDVVFDGGPDYYFNEYAFSYSYDNETWHPVHWQNGPKVDKQRDTLIFPVFEQDVVYVGHQVPMSYEKLSELVANWGKSPFVKVHILGKSIEGRDLFRLEITDPASSVPREKRWVHYFANQHPGEHNSQWRMAGMIDWMLSDAAAAFRQRTICHFVPMMSPDAPSKGWYRVNAEGYDMNRTYRHTGADNEKQAHEACIVQSDLEVLMASNTPPVTAWSIHTWGGKTDPRIIAGPEMTEDKLGSWTKFRDLLDKYDANDVVRTLEEWPLKEENANQWTEGTHMQFGITTILCEGGGALYTKEENVESGQVLMKALADYYRGTRE